The segment CAAAAAGTTGTTCGCCGTCGGCAAGTCCCCAAAGCAGAGCCACCAACGGAATAAGATAAGTAACCGAACTTGCAAAAACCGCAGAAGTGCGTTGGATAAGCAAATTAAATAACATCAAGGATAAGGCCGTTCCGATAATGCCCAGCACGCCAACGTATATCATGGCTTCGGTGGCTTGCGGATGTGTGGCCATTTTGTGCGTAAAATCTGTGTTAAGTAACACGATGGCGGCCACTGGCCCAGTTACCATCAGCGAGAGAGCCGACACGTTGAGCGGCTTCATGGCGGCCAAATGTTTTTTGATAAGATTGACATTGACCGCGTACATGGTGGTAGCCAGCACCACAAACCAAGCGTAAAAATTGGCATCCAGTTGCGTTTGGCCGCCTTTTCCGATAAAAATCAGCCCAGCCGAACCAATCAGCCCGACCACCAAGCCCAGCCATTTGAGCCAAGAAACGCGCATCGAAAAAAGCAAAGTGCCGATAATCATCGTAAAAATAGGCGTAAGGGCATTGAGTGCGCCAGAAATGGCACTTGGCAAACGGCTACCCGCCAGCGCAAACAGCATGGCAGGAATGAAACTTCCCACAAAAGCCGAAACGCCCAGATAA is part of the Flexibacter flexilis DSM 6793 genome and harbors:
- a CDS encoding DMT family transporter is translated as MSFVSEKTATLRATSAQWTSWALVVILALIWGSSFILIKKGLQVFSPVEVGSLRIFLAFMSMLPFALRNWRQANRKEWFYLGVSAFVGSFIPAMLFALAGSRLPSAISGALNALTPIFTMIIGTLLFSMRVSWLKWLGLVVGLIGSAGLIFIGKGGQTQLDANFYAWFVVLATTMYAVNVNLIKKHLAAMKPLNVSALSLMVTGPVAAIVLLNTDFTHKMATHPQATEAMIYVGVLGIIGTALSLMLFNLLIQRTSAVFASSVTYLIPLVALLWGLADGEQLFALHYVGMATIIFGVVIINKSK